TGACTTTGTTGTTTTTAGATTGGTATGTTAGTCTAACCATCTCAatgggcccccattgattttgttgtttTTAGATTGGTATGTTAGTCTAACCATCTCAATGGACCCCCATTGACTTTGTTGTTTTTAGATTGGTATGTTAGTCTAACCATCTCAATGGGCCCCCATTGACTTTGttgtttttagattggtaagttagtccaACACAGaccatgaaacatgacataatacagaacaataatagacaagaacagctctagaacagaactacatccatttgAAAACGGTGCACGTAGCCTACataccaatacatacacacaaactatgaagatccaataggggagaggcgttgtgccgtgaggtatcgctttatctgtttgtttttttgctgtttatttgatcaatatgagatggaagggagtccCATGCAATTAAGGCTTTATATAATACTGTGCGCTTTcttggatttggggactgtgaaaagacccctggtgacatgtctggtggagtaagtgtgtgtgtcagagctgtgtaaGTTGACGATAGAAACAATTTGAAATTTTGAACACATTAATGTTTGTTATAAAAGGAAGaaatgatgcagtcagtctctcctcaactcttagccaagagagatgAGCATGTATAGTATTTATATTATCCCTCTTATTACAATGAAGAACAAGatgtgccactctgttctgggtCAGCGGCAGCCCTCCACCACataactggacaataatcaagataagacaaaactagaacctgcaggacttgctttttggaatgtggtgtcaaaaaagcagagcatctttttattatggacagacctctccccatctcctcaagGAATTTACTCTcatcaacttgttcaacagccacattattcattaccagattcagctgaggtctagaacttatgGAACGATTTGTACCAAATAAAATGCTCTTAGTttaagaccagtttattactggccacccattccaaaacagactgcagctCTTCGTTAAGGGTTTTAGTGACTTAATTAGCTatggttgctgatgtgtatatggttgaatcatcagcatacatggacacatatGCTTattttaatgccagtggcaggtcactgacaaaaatagaaaagagtagagggcctagagagctgccctgcagtacaccacactttgaatgtttgacattagagaagcttccttTAAAGGAAACtctctgagttctattagatagaaaGCTCTGAACCCACGAtaaggcagaggttgaaaagccagaGCACATACGTTTTCTCAACAACAAGTTATAGTCagtaatatcaaaggctgcactgaaatctaatcttcttattatcaatttgtTTCAACCAATCATTggtaatttgtgtcagtgcagtgcaTGTCGAGTGCCCCTCTCTGCCCCatcttgttaatttgtttacaaagaaatagcattgtacttggtcaaacacaatttttttccaacagtttgctaagagctggcagcgcCAGTAAAGGTCGCTTTTACCACTCTTcagtagcggaatgactttggcttccctccaggcctgaggacaaagactttcctctaggctcagattaaatacatgacagataggagtggctatagagtcaccTACCATTCTCAGTAGCTTTCcgtctaagttgtcaatgccaggaggttggTAAATCATTGATCAAtaacaatcatttttccacctctcccacactaactttacaaaattcaaacttgcattGCTTTCCTTTCATGACATGTTTCTTTATGCGTGAGTACGATGGCCCACTGTTGGAGTACAAattatctgtctttctgcccatcaTTTCATTTCCATCagtctttatatcattgatcttggcttcataatacagtttcttcttctttttgttgagtttagtcacatcatttctcaattttcAGTAACTCAGCCAGCCAGATGTGTAGCCAGTCAGATGTGTAGCCAGTCAGATGTGTAGCCAGTCAGATGTGTAGCCAGTCAGATGTGTAGCCAGCCAGATGTGTAGCCAGTCAGATGTGTAGCCAGTCAGATGACTAGCCAGCCAGATGTGTAGCCAGCCAGATGTGTAGCCAGTCAGATGTGTAGCCAGCCAGATGTGCAGCCACTTCTTTTGCCCCCATCTctctcaaccatacagtttttcagttcctcatcaatccatggagtcAACAGTTCTGTCAGTTTCTttacaggtgcatgtttatcaaaaaattggaagaagcaatttcataaatgcatcAAGTGCAACGTCTGGATgttccttattaatcacatcagactaACAAATATGTTTTACATCACCCACATACGTCACAGCAACTtgttttgtatgatctcttatgtactattttaggcccagctgttggaactttggttttcctggacaaagccactatattgtgatcactgcatccaatgggtgctgatacagctttagaacaaagttctacagtattagttaACAGgagatcaatacatgtggatgatcttgttcttGTAGTCTTtctaaacaccctggtaggttgattaataacctgaaccagttTACATGCACTGGTTGCTGTGAGAAGCTTCCCCTTGAGCGGACAGCTttatgaaaaccagtcaatatttaggAGAGACGAGACCGAAATAGCAGCACACACAGTTGCAGACACATttacaacataaaacacaaagCACTACagttaaacaaaaacaaatttaCACATTGAACAGCAAGATGTTTTGGGAAAGTGTGGTTAAACTAGCAGTCAAAACATTGACAGCCCCTACTTCATTTTACGTCATAGAGTTTAGAGCTTTAAACTCATATTCCATTCAAGAATTTAACCTTTAAACTCATATTCCATTCTAGAATTTAACCTTTAAACTCATATTCCATTCTAGAATTTAACCTTTAAACTCATATTCCATTCTAGAATTTAACCTTTAAACTCATATTCCATTCTAGAATTTAACCTTTAAACTCATATTCCATTCTAGAATTTAACCTTTAAACTCATATTCCATTCTAGAATTTAACCTTTAAACTCATATTCCATTCTAGAATTTAACCGAGCTTTAAATTATTAATTAACTCATTTTAAGGGATGAGTTCCTGTGATTTCAGGGCCTTTCGAAGCTTGTTCCAAGTGGAaggagcagagaactggaaagtgTTTTCACCTATCTCTGTACGGGGCCTTAGGCACAAGTGCACAGTCACGTGAGCGCAGGCGATAGTTTTCATTTGTCTGCTGGACAATGTAGTTACACGAGTCAAACGAGAGCTGACTCAATACGGCCTTATAAATAAAAACGTACCAATGATCATCTCTGAAGAGCTAAGGATGACCAGCCCACTCTCATATAGAGAGTACAGTGATGAGTGAGGGCTTTGGAGTTAGTAACAAACTTCAGTGCTCCGTGGTACCCAGTCCTGCATATGCAATGAAATCACAGGGGCATACATGTACAGGATATCACCAGAATCATTTACAGGTAAGAAAGTAGtggaaacaagcatctttctcaCTTCTAATGAAAAACATGACTTAATACGAAAATAAAAACTTTTTCACAAGACTTACGATGCTTAAAGGTGAGACACTCATCTATCAAGAATTCCAAGTACAAGACGTACAATGTGGGGTTTAAAGGTGAGACATTCATCTATCGAGAAACCAAAATACTTCTTAGTTGCTAGTCTTTCTATTAGTTTGTACTGCACATTGACTGTACGTGTAAGAGTCTGAGGTTTCATCTTAGATTTCGTGAAAACAATCAACTTTGTCTTTTCAGTATTTAAAAGCAACTTCAGCATACAGAGCCTGGACAATAGTAAAGGCAGACTGCAATGGCCATGTTTCTGAATGACCATTGGCCAGTTATAATGAAATTGTGTTGGTATTGCCATGTCAGCAGAACATCTACGTCAGAATGGGGTTCCTTGGAAGACACAAATGTCCTTGGTCCTCGCAAACTGCTGCGATAGTAGCAGCCATGGCTGCATGTACCTCAGCTTCTGTGGTGCCGTTTACCAGTTCCACAGTCACCATCGGGGGATTGCAATTAATGCTTGGGCGCTTGGTGCACGGGGAGTGGTGTGGGGAGTGGCACGGAGTGTGGCGCGGGGAGTGGCGCGGGGTGTGGCGCGGGGAGTGGCGCGGGGAACGCCGAAGCTTAATTTGATCGTACTCTTCTGCGCTGACCTCCGGAATCAGGACCTTAGCAGTGTGGTGGAACATGGAGTAGTCTACCTTGTAGTATTTCAGGTTTACATTCAGCATATCTTGGAACAGATGTCCCCAGTGAATCTCGTCGGGTGTGTAGGAGGTGCGGGTCTGGTGCAGGATGCCCGTCGAGTCGTCTGTGTAGGTGAAGGACACCACCAGCTCAAAGTCGTCTTTCCGAAGATCCTCCAGGCTCATGCGGTAGAGTGGAGTACCGGGCTCAATAATGTGGAAGATGGTGGTTGGTATGGCTAAAAGGATATCACTCTGTTTGATTTCCAGGTCCTTGTAGTTGATGTCCACCCTCCCAGTGGCGTGCATGGTGGGGCGGAAGATTTGAGCACGAGCCATCCCCTCCACCATGTGGTGTTGGCGGAAGTCTCCGATCCTCCATGACAGGCACAAACGCCCATTTCGCAAGTTGATGACAGCGCAGTTGCTGAAGCCTACTGTTTGCGTCAGTTTCCGTGTCGATGCCATCTCTGCCACAGCGATACCGATGACGAATGTATCAATAAAACAGCTGATGACATCCTGCACGGTTACGACGATGATCGCCACCATGCAGTTCTCTGACATCCCTCTAAAACCATAACCGATTGTGGTCTGGGTCTCCAGTGAGAATAGGAAAGCCGCGGTG
This region of Oncorhynchus tshawytscha isolate Ot180627B linkage group LG25, Otsh_v2.0, whole genome shotgun sequence genomic DNA includes:
- the LOC112224684 gene encoding inward rectifier potassium channel 16, translated to MNNDYTEISPSDPSVDAYTTPLIAVKAEIGYQHKKRRYVRKDGNCNVLFRHVPEEWLMYVTDIFTTLVEIRWRVMFLIFTLSYTLSWLFFGILYWLIALANGDIKDPTNPPCMYEVRDFTAAFLFSLETQTTIGYGFRGMSENCMVAIIVVTVQDVISCFIDTFVIGIAVAEMASTRKLTQTVGFSNCAVINLRNGRLCLSWRIGDFRQHHMVEGMARAQIFRPTMHATGRVDINYKDLEIKQSDILLAIPTTIFHIIEPGTPLYRMSLEDLRKDDFELVVSFTYTDDSTGILHQTRTSYTPDEIHWGHLFQDMLNVNLKYYKVDYSMFHHTAKVLIPEVSAEEYDQIKLRRSPRHSPRHTPRHSPRHTPCHSPHHSPCTKRPSINCNPPMVTVELVNGTTEAEVHAAMAATIAAVCEDQGHLCLPRNPILT